In Paenibacillus xylanilyticus, the genomic window CAACAAGTCAAGAATACGATCAGGTTCATTGTAGCCGTTGCTGTCCAGGGTGGTGTGCAGTCCCCAGCGCCGCTTCACTTCTTTGAAGACCTGGCCGACGAAATGAGCCTGCAGCGTCGGTTCGCCTCCCGATACCGTAAGTCCGCCTCCCGAACTGCGATAATAGGTCAAGTATGGCTCGATCTCTGCGAGAACTTCCTCCACGCTCATATCCCGGCCTCCATCAAGCGCCCATGTATCCGGGTTGTGACAATATTGGCATTTCAGGTGACATCCCTGCATAAAAAGCACAAAGCGGATGCCTGGGCCGTCAACCGTCCCGAAAGTTTCGAGTGAATGAATATGTCCGTTAACCATGCTGCCTCTTCCTTTCTGTATCCGCATCCGCTGTGCGTTTATGATGGTGATCTTCTCCTGTTTACCGTGTTATTACATCGAACCGTGGAAGGTCCGGTTAATGACATCCAGCTGCTGCTCACGCGTCAGTTTGATGAAGTTTACGGCATAGCCGGAAACCCTTACGGTCAATTGTGGATAGTTTTCCGGATGCTCCATGGCGTCAATCAACTGCTGACGATCGAACACGTTCACGTTCAGATGGTGAGCACCTTGACCGAAATAACCGTCCATCATGGCAACCAGATTGGATTTGCGGGTATCAGACTCTTTACCGAGCGCTTTAGGCACAATCGAGAATGTGTTGGAGATACCGTCCAGGCTGTGTTCGTAAGGCAATTTGGCTACAGAACCCAGAGATGCCAGTGCGCCTTTTTTGTCACGTCCATGCATCGGGTTAGCACCTGGAGCAAACGGTTCGCCTGCTTTACGTCCATCCGGTGTTGTACCGGTTTTTTTGCCGTAGACCACATTGGATGTGATGGTCAGTACGGATTGGGTTGGAATGGCATTGCGGTACGCTTTATGTTTGCGGATCATGCCCATGAAGCTCTCTACCAGTTCAACCGCGATGCTGTCGACGCTGTCTTCATTGTTACCGTAACAAGGGAAATCTCCTTCAATTTCAAAATCAACGGCGATTCCTTGCTCGTTACGAATCGGTTTCACTTTTGCATATTTAATTGCACTCAGGGAGTCGGCTGCAACGGACAGGCCGGCAATACCACAGGCCATGGTACGTACGATATCACGGTCATGCAGAGCCATCTCGATCCGTTCATAACTGTATTTGTCATGCATGTAGTGGATTACGTTAAGGGTATTCATGTACAGTTTAGCCAGCCATTCCATCATCGGTTTGAACCGTTTCATGACCTCATTGTAGTCCAATACTTCGCTTGTAATGGCTGGATATTCCGGTCCGACCTGTGCTCCGGATTTCTCGTCGCGTCCACCATTAATCGCATACAGCAGTGCTTTCGCCAGGTTGGCACGAGCGCCGAAGAACTGCATTTGTTTACCGATCTTCATGGCCGATACACAGCAGGCAATCCCGTAATCGTCTCCGTAGATTGGACGCATCAGATCATCATTCTCATATTGGATGGAGCTCGTTTCTATGGACACTTTGCTGCAATACTCTTTGAATGCTTCCGGAAGTTTGGTAGACCAGAGTACGGTCAGGTTTGGTTCCGGTGCAGGTCCCAGATTGTGCAGTGTGTGCAGGAAACGGAAGCTGTTTTTCGTTACGCGTGTTTCCCCGTTCACGGACATCCCGCCGATAGACTCGGTTACCCATGTCGGGTCACCGCTGAAGAGCTCGTTGTAATCCGGTGTACGCAGGAATTTGACGATCCGCAGTTTCATGACGAAATGGTCAACCAGTTCCTGAGCCTGTTCTTCAGTCAGGAGGCCTTCCTGCAGATCACGTTCAATGTAGATATCCAGGAATGAAGATACACGTCCAAGGGACATCGCAGCACCGTTTTGCTCTTTAATCGCAGCAAGGTAACCGAAGTACAGCCATTGGAACGCTTCTTTTGCCGTGGTAGCCGGCAGGGAAATATCGAAGCCATGCATTTCGCCCAGCTGCTTCAATTCCTGCAGAGCCCGGATTTGTTCGGATAACTCTTCACGCAGACGGATGACATCTTCATCAATGACATCCACTTCAAGAGCGTTCAGCTCTCCTTTTTTGGCGCGGATCAGGAAGTCCACCCCGTACAGAGCAACCCGGCGGTAATCGCCAATGATGCGGCCGCGGCCGTAAGCATCAGGCAGACCCGTAATGATGCCAGCTTTGCGCGCTGCGCGCATCTCGGATGTATATGCATCGAATACACCCTGATTATGTGTTTTGCGAATATTAGTAAATATATCAATGACTTCTTGAGGCATTTCGAAGCCGTAAGCCTGACATGCATCAATCATCATGCGGATTCCGCCTGTTGGCTGAATGGAACGTTTGAATGGAGCATCGGTTTGCACACCGACGATCTGTTCTTTGGATTGATCCAGGTACCCTGGTTGGTGAGACACGATCGTTCCCGGAGTGTTTACGTCCACATCCAGTACACCGCCGTTATCGCGTTCTTTTTTGGTCAGATCAGATACGATGTCCCACAGGTCTTTGGTGTTCTGTGTTGCCCCTGCGAGAAATGCTTCATCCCCGTAATACGGAGACAGGTTGTGTGCCAGAAAATCATTCACATCCACGGATTTGGTCCATGTGCCTTTCGTAAAGTTTCTCCAGCCTGTTTGTTGTTTTACGTCTTTTTCGATCACCGACATAGTAATCCCTCCACAAATTTGGATTTCCGGACACATGACAGGGTGCAAGCAAAATCGTCTCATCTGTGCCCAGAGCCGCGATTAATGTGAACTTTTTCACATATCAGCCGGAACACGTTCTCTCTACATGGGAACCGGAACCGCGGGATGGATGTTTTTCTTACATTTTCAGTATACGTCTTGCGGGTTTCACCATCTGTGATTTTTATCACAAAGTTAGTGAACTTCCTCACTCCACCTGCTGATGTGTCTCATTGACGAATGCTTAATCCACATGGTCACTACGCGGGCAGAACAACTTCCGATCGCTGTTATCCCCGGATTTTTTTATTTTTAATTTTTCAAAGGTGAACATCCGGTGATAAAGGCGAGCGCTTCGCTTCTTCAGTTTTTTCTGCCCTCTCCGTTATTGTGTGAATACCAAACCGTTCAACGGATCCTCAAAGGATTCCGTCATCGACAAAAAGACGGCAATCGGGGCTCCCCTCCCGGGGAACCCTCAACCTATTGCCTAAATCCTGTTGCTATAATTGTTTATTCGAATCGTCCGTAGAAGGCATTGCGGTAAACGTCCGCCAGTTCAGTCACCAGCGGCAGTTTCGGATTGGCGGTTGTACATTGGTCTTCGAAAGCACGATCGGCCAGATAATCCACATGAGCTTCAAAGTCCTTGGCATTAAATCCGATTTCCTGGAACGATTCCTCAATACCGAGTGTTTTGTTCAGTTTGCGGATTGCATTGATGAGGCTGTTCACCCCTTCTTCTGTAGTACGTGCTGGCAATCCCAGAATCCGGGCAATTTCAGCATACCGCTCATCTGCTACAAAGTGCGAATATTTCGGGAATGAGGCAAATTTCGTCGGTTTTTTCGCGTTATAACGAATGACGTGCGGCATCAGAATTGCATTGGTACGTCCATGTGCGGTGTGATACTGTCCGCCCCATTTGTGCGCCAAGCTGTGGTTAATGCCCAGGAACGCGTTAGCGAAAGCCATACCGGCAATCGTCGAAGCATTATGCATTTTCTCACGTGCCAGTTTATCCCCTTGCAGCGCCGATTGCTCCAGGTATTGGAATACCAGCTGAATGGCTTTGATCGCCAGACCATCCGTGTAATCATTGGCCATAACCGATACATACGCTTCGATAGCATGAGTCAGTACGTCCATACCTGTATCTGCAACGGCTGTTTTCGGCAGTGAATAGACGAATTCAGGGTCCACGATGGCTACATCCGGAGTCAGCTCATAGTCTGCCAGTGGATATTTGGTGTTGCCCAGATTTTTATCTGTGATTACGGCAAACGATGTTACTTCCGATCCTGTACCCGACGTTGTAGGAATCGCTACGAATTTTGCTTTTGATCCAAGGCGTGGGTATTTGTAGATCCGTTTACGGATATCCATGAATTTTTGCTTCAGATCGTTGAAGTCCGTGTCCGGATATTCGTAGAACAACCACATGGCTTTGGCAGCGTCCATTGGTGATCCACCACCAAGAGCGATAATGCAGTCAGGCTGGAAGCGGCGCATCATTTCCGTACCACGGTCTACCGTTGTGGTTGATGGATCCGGCTCTACATCCGAGAATACTTCGATTGCGACCGGCATTTGGCGTTGACGCAGGTAATGCTCCACTTTTTCCACATAGCCCAGTTTGACCATCATGGCATCCGTAACGATGGCTACGCGAGTAATATCAGGCATTTTGGCCAGATACTGCGTTGCTCCTTTTTCGAAATACACTTTGTTCGGCACTTTGAACCATTGCATATTCACGGTACGGCGAGCCACCCTTTTCACGTTGATTAAGTTGACGGCAGTGACATTCGATGAGGTCGAGTTACGGCCATATGAACCGCATCCCAGGGTCAATGACGGCATGTTCGTGTTGTAGATGTCCCCAATGGCGCCGTGTGTGGATGGCGAATTCACGATAATCCGTCCCGTTTGCAGACGATCCGCAAATTTGCTTATCACTTCTTCGTTATTCGAGTGAATAACGGAGGAGTGACCCATGCCGCCAAAGGCAACCACTTCCGCAGCACGCTCAATCCCTTCAGCTGCCGTTTTTACTTTGTAACAAGCCAGTACCGGACTTAATTTCTCTGCAGACAGCGGGAACTTGGTGCCGACGCCCTCAATCTCTGCTACAAGAATTTTGGTGCCAGCCGGAACCTCGATACCACACATTTGCGCAATGGTTACTGCCGATTGACCGACAATCGCCGGGTTAACCGCACATTTCTCCGCATTGATGGCACCTGCAGTCAATTTCGCAGCTTCATCCTTATTGACGAAATAACAACCGTTCGCAATCATTTTCTTTTTCACCTGATCGAAGATCGGTTCTTCGATGATGACCGCTTGCTCGGAGGCACAGATCATACCATTGTCGAATGACTTGGACAAGATCAGATCCGTTACAGCCTGATTGATATCTGCCGTTTTCTCGATAAAGCAAGGTACGTTCCCTGGTCCCACGCCGAGTGCCGGTTTACCACAGCTGTACGCTGCACGTACCATTGCTGATCCACCTGTCGCCAGAATGAGCGCCACATCGTTATGATTCATCAGTGCATTCGTGCGGTCCATGGAAGGATCATCAATCCACTGGATACAGTCGGCCGGAGCACCATGCTTCACCGCGGCTTCGAGCAGAATTTTGGCGGCTTCACGGCTGCAGTTCTGAGCTGAAGGGTGGAACCCAAAGATGATTGGGTTACGTGTTTTGATGGAAATCAACGCTTTGAACATCGTCGTGGATGTCGGATTGGTCACCGGTGTAATCCCCATGATAATGCCGACAGGCTCCGCTATTTTCTGGAAGCTCTCATACTCGTTATCTTCGATCACGCCCACGGTTTTGTCATATTTGATGCTGTGGTACACATATTCTGTTGCAAAGATATTTTTCGTGATTTTATCTTCATACACTCCGCGGCCGGTTTCTTCCACCGCCATTTTGGCAAGCATCATGTGTTTGTCCAGACCTGCCAGTGCCATGGCTTGCACGATGCGGTCAATCTGTTGTTGATCCATGGACATGAATGCTGCGTGTGCTTTGTTCGCTTTGTCAATTAACGTTTGAATATACTGACCTGCTGTCGGTTCTTTTGCTGGGGCGACTTCGTTCTTTACAGCCATCTCCCTCATCCTCCTAAAGGTTCGTATTGTTTTTTTGGTTTGTCTCTCTTCTTTACGTACCCATCGTAACATGTCGAAAAGGTTAATTATGTGATTATTTTCACAAAGTATAGCAAATTTTATTTAAGTTTTTTGAGTTCCTTCCACTGGTCATTTTCACTTCCTATATAAACTATATGGCTGTCAAATGCAGCCTTCCCTCTCTAAAGTGAATTTAATCACAATGTTTGAAATTTCGCCATTTTTGCCCCCTTTCCATGCCCCTCAAACGGTAAGATTAGGTATATACTGAACTTAAAAATTGAACCACCGCAATTTGTACCGTCCTCCCCGGCGGAGATGACCCTAGTCAGGACGGTAACGGTTGCGGCGAACCACGGAGCGCGGAGTGCAGCATGATTGTAATCCCCCTCCGGTGGATACAAAGGGGAGATAGACTTATGAGAGAACAACTGAGTGTCATGGAAAAACGCGGCAATACCAACTGTTTCTCGGAAGTGAACTTCAATCATCTGCTCGTAACCATGAAAGACCGTACCTATCCTGAAGGGACCCACCTGTATTGGGAAGGTGATGTGTCCGACAAGCTTTATTATATGAAAAGGGGTCGTGCCCAGATCACCAAATCAACGGATGAAGGCAAAGAGCTTATCATGTACATGTACCAGTCCGGTGATATGATTGGTCAGGCAGATCCATTCTTCGGTTCCAAGCATACGTTCTCGGCCGAAGTGCTGGAAGACAGTGAAATCGGTGTATTGGAGCACAAAGACCTGGAGATGCTGATCTGTCAGCATTGTGACTTCGCCATTGATTTTATGAAATGGATGGGCATACATCACCGCTTAACTCAAACCAAATTCCGTGACCTGATGTTATACGGCAAACCTGGTGCGCTCTGTTCCACCTTGATCCGGTTGTCCAATTCCTATGGCGAGCCTCACGGCGATCACGTGATTATTCATAAAAAAATTACCCACACGGATCTGTCCAACATGATTGGAGCTACCCGTGAAAGTGTGAACCGCATGCTTAGCGATCTGCGCAAAAAAGATGCTATTGAATATGATAACGGCATGATTGTTATCAAGGACCTGAAAATGCTCCAAGGCATCTGCCATTGTGAATTATGTCCCAATGAGATCTGCCGCATCTAAGCATTAAGTTCTTAAAGTCATCACCTTTCGGTTATGAGCTTAATCTATAAGTGACATGAAAAAAGCCCGTCCTCCTGCAGAGGTCCGGGCTTTTATAATTATGTTTAAGATGCCGTTAACTGTAATTTAACCGCATCCCGTGGATTCAACTTCATATCCAAACCGTTTTCCATCAGTTCCTTGTCATTCACCATGATCACCCAACGCTGATTCATGCGTGGAACAACATTTTCAACCGAAACGACGTATTTGTTATTTTCCGACATTCGGACGATGCCGCTGGACTTAAGTACATCCCGAACCGTGCACTCCTGGATATAGACACCCGCATATTGACGATTAAGGTCTGGCATAATATTGCCGCCGCTGATCTTGAGCAGGGTTGTCTGATATGCAACACCTTCTCCTTTACTGTCGGCGGCTTTTACGTAAATGATCACTTCATCCTTGGCATGAAGCTCCATGCCCCAATTTTCCGGATCAATATCCTTGCCGTTTAGCTTAACTGCCCAGCTTAGCGAGGAATCAAGTGAAACTTCCCCTACGGATTGAATCCGCTTGCCGTCGGCCGTAAAATCAACCAGACCACTGTTCAATAGCGCCTTCTTAAGCGTGAGTCCTTCACTAAAATCCCTCTTGATTGACTTCGTTGCATCAGGCAAAAAAGTGCTTCCATCGACAGCAACGGTAATGGTATTGGAAGTATCGGTCTCCTTGACCACCGGCTGTTCAGAAGGCTGTGTCTCTGTACATCCGGCTAGAATTGCCATGATAAGCAAACATAAACCGATGTAACCGGGGAACTTCTTCATCATGTCGGTAACACCACCCTGCGTAAAATCTTCACCCTGTTGTCCATAACCTCTATTATGGCACAATATTCATTCAAAAAAAGTGTCAATGCCGTTACTTTTCTTCCATATTCCTTCCTGCAGCACAAAGAGCCCGCATGCGGGCTCCTTCGTTCGGATCGTTCAACCCTTATATTTAATTACCCTCTATTGAACACAAGCCTGCATATAAGTCCGGCCCCCGTCCCCATTTTTCAGGTACGGATTAAGCCCATGGAACTGTTCCTCGGACACATATACACCTGTCAAAAGTAGCCCTTCGAGCAGTTCTCCATCCATCTGTACGCAGAATGTAGGAGCTGTTACGTATTCCTGATACAGCGGGATCTGACTGTACGGATGGTGAATCTTGAAGAGCTTGCCCTGCTCATGCAGGGGACGTTCTGAGAAGTATGTCGGTACAATGTACCGGGCGATGACATCCAGCTCTTCTGTAGTATAAAAAGCTTCATCACCAAGCCAGGGTGCCAGCAGCCTGATTTTTTCATATTGAGACCATACAATGGCTTGAATTAGCATTTCAGGTTTCACATATCTTCGTTTCCCGGAAGCTCCAATAAGCTGACCGCGTTCAAAATCATCATCCAGCTTATCCTGCACAGATCCCGGATATCTTAACTCACAACCAATGCATTTCCAGCCTGACGATGTCTGAATCCACTTTTGCAGGACGACCGGAGCCAGTTCCTGCCCAGTGCTGTTTCCGAGTGGAACTGCTTCCCCTGAGTCCTGGTGGTTCCCCGTGCGGGGATTAACATAATATTTAAACAGTTCCGCAGCTTTTTTGTAAATCAGATGAACCTGAATGGATGCGCTCTCAAGTTCCGCAATATCTTGTTTGCCGTAGCGTACTTCACGGGATAAGCTTTCTTCTCTCATGACAAGTGGCCTCCTCGCTCCGGCCGCCTGCGGCCATTTTTCTTAAATTATACTATAACTTCTGTCAATATGTGCAAGGACTGCAGGAAAAAGGTGGTTTCTTTCTACATTCCTGTATATTGAACAGACAAGCGATGTTGACTAAGTAAGCCTATAAGACAAAAAACTCCTGATTTCAGCGAAATCAAGAGCTCTCTGTTGTCAGGTCATATCATTGAGCCTGGACATATGAATCATTTAATCTACCCATTGCTCTGCCCAGTCCTGAATTTGATTCATGACAGGCTGCAAAGCTTTCCCTTTTTCTGTTAGCTCGTATTCAATACGAACCGGTGTCTCGGGATAAACATGACGAATCAGAATACCTTCACTCTCCAGATCCTTCATCCGTTCAGATAACATCTTGTCACTCATTGACGGAATCAGGTTGGAAATATCCTTGAATCGCTTAGACCCACTCATCAACGTTTGAATAATCAGACCGTTCCAGCGTTTGCCTAAAAACGAGAATGCCGTCTCAAAACGCGGACACATCCGTAAATCTTGGCCTTCCACATTAATCACCTCTTTAGAGATCACTGAACTTACATTTAGTTAGTATATTTCATAATAACACATTTACGTCACAAAGAAAACGTCTGCCGTAAAAAAGTTAAAATTAAATAGGCATTTTTGTACTTTGACTATACAACAAGTATACCTCAGGACGATTCGATGAACCATGGCAAATATCGTATAACGCCCATGTACCTATCTTACCCAAAAAGAACCCAACTGCCACAGTCATACTTGACTCGGAGAAGGGTTCTTAGGTATACCGTTTCATTTGCCCATCAGATACTACTTTTGCGGCCTAGACCAGCACGCCACCAAATGGTCTTACAGGTTCGCTCTTGCCAAATTGAGGCTTGAAGCTGCGGGCAGGATACGCCCATTTTACTGCATTGCTGATCACTCTCAGAATTTCCGGCTTGTAATACGTCGGATAGGTTTCATGGCCTGGACGGAAGTAGAAGATTTTACCTTCGCCGCGACGGAACGTACAGCCGCTTCGGAATACTTCCCCACCCTGGAAGTTGCTTACGAACACGAGCTCATCGGGTACCGGAATATCGAAGAATTCACCGTACATTTCTTCCTTTTCAAGTACAATCTTACCTTCAATCCCATCCGCAATCGGATGAGAAGGATTGACGCACCATACGATCTCCTGCTCGTCTGCTACACGCCATTTCAGATCACAACTGGTGCCCATCAAGGCCTTGAACGGTTTGGAGAAATGC contains:
- the pflB gene encoding formate C-acetyltransferase, with the protein product MSVIEKDVKQQTGWRNFTKGTWTKSVDVNDFLAHNLSPYYGDEAFLAGATQNTKDLWDIVSDLTKKERDNGGVLDVDVNTPGTIVSHQPGYLDQSKEQIVGVQTDAPFKRSIQPTGGIRMMIDACQAYGFEMPQEVIDIFTNIRKTHNQGVFDAYTSEMRAARKAGIITGLPDAYGRGRIIGDYRRVALYGVDFLIRAKKGELNALEVDVIDEDVIRLREELSEQIRALQELKQLGEMHGFDISLPATTAKEAFQWLYFGYLAAIKEQNGAAMSLGRVSSFLDIYIERDLQEGLLTEEQAQELVDHFVMKLRIVKFLRTPDYNELFSGDPTWVTESIGGMSVNGETRVTKNSFRFLHTLHNLGPAPEPNLTVLWSTKLPEAFKEYCSKVSIETSSIQYENDDLMRPIYGDDYGIACCVSAMKIGKQMQFFGARANLAKALLYAINGGRDEKSGAQVGPEYPAITSEVLDYNEVMKRFKPMMEWLAKLYMNTLNVIHYMHDKYSYERIEMALHDRDIVRTMACGIAGLSVAADSLSAIKYAKVKPIRNEQGIAVDFEIEGDFPCYGNNEDSVDSIAVELVESFMGMIRKHKAYRNAIPTQSVLTITSNVVYGKKTGTTPDGRKAGEPFAPGANPMHGRDKKGALASLGSVAKLPYEHSLDGISNTFSIVPKALGKESDTRKSNLVAMMDGYFGQGAHHLNVNVFDRQQLIDAMEHPENYPQLTVRVSGYAVNFIKLTREQQLDVINRTFHGSM
- the adhE gene encoding bifunctional acetaldehyde-CoA/alcohol dehydrogenase, with amino-acid sequence MAVKNEVAPAKEPTAGQYIQTLIDKANKAHAAFMSMDQQQIDRIVQAMALAGLDKHMMLAKMAVEETGRGVYEDKITKNIFATEYVYHSIKYDKTVGVIEDNEYESFQKIAEPVGIIMGITPVTNPTSTTMFKALISIKTRNPIIFGFHPSAQNCSREAAKILLEAAVKHGAPADCIQWIDDPSMDRTNALMNHNDVALILATGGSAMVRAAYSCGKPALGVGPGNVPCFIEKTADINQAVTDLILSKSFDNGMICASEQAVIIEEPIFDQVKKKMIANGCYFVNKDEAAKLTAGAINAEKCAVNPAIVGQSAVTIAQMCGIEVPAGTKILVAEIEGVGTKFPLSAEKLSPVLACYKVKTAAEGIERAAEVVAFGGMGHSSVIHSNNEEVISKFADRLQTGRIIVNSPSTHGAIGDIYNTNMPSLTLGCGSYGRNSTSSNVTAVNLINVKRVARRTVNMQWFKVPNKVYFEKGATQYLAKMPDITRVAIVTDAMMVKLGYVEKVEHYLRQRQMPVAIEVFSDVEPDPSTTTVDRGTEMMRRFQPDCIIALGGGSPMDAAKAMWLFYEYPDTDFNDLKQKFMDIRKRIYKYPRLGSKAKFVAIPTTSGTGSEVTSFAVITDKNLGNTKYPLADYELTPDVAIVDPEFVYSLPKTAVADTGMDVLTHAIEAYVSVMANDYTDGLAIKAIQLVFQYLEQSALQGDKLAREKMHNASTIAGMAFANAFLGINHSLAHKWGGQYHTAHGRTNAILMPHVIRYNAKKPTKFASFPKYSHFVADERYAEIARILGLPARTTEEGVNSLINAIRKLNKTLGIEESFQEIGFNAKDFEAHVDYLADRAFEDQCTTANPKLPLVTELADVYRNAFYGRFE
- a CDS encoding Crp/Fnr family transcriptional regulator, which codes for MREQLSVMEKRGNTNCFSEVNFNHLLVTMKDRTYPEGTHLYWEGDVSDKLYYMKRGRAQITKSTDEGKELIMYMYQSGDMIGQADPFFGSKHTFSAEVLEDSEIGVLEHKDLEMLICQHCDFAIDFMKWMGIHHRLTQTKFRDLMLYGKPGALCSTLIRLSNSYGEPHGDHVIIHKKITHTDLSNMIGATRESVNRMLSDLRKKDAIEYDNGMIVIKDLKMLQGICHCELCPNEICRI
- a CDS encoding winged helix-turn-helix transcriptional regulator is translated as MCPRFETAFSFLGKRWNGLIIQTLMSGSKRFKDISNLIPSMSDKMLSERMKDLESEGILIRHVYPETPVRIEYELTEKGKALQPVMNQIQDWAEQWVD
- a CDS encoding ThuA domain-containing protein — its product is MINVTIWNEFVHEKIHDEVREVYPDGLHRALADGLGGEGFAIRTATLDQPEHGLSDEVLNSTDVLIWWGHMAHDRVSDEVSQKVAQRVLNGMGLIVLHSGHFSKPFKALMGTSCDLKWRVADEQEIVWCVNPSHPIADGIEGKIVLEKEEMYGEFFDIPVPDELVFVSNFQGGEVFRSGCTFRRGEGKIFYFRPGHETYPTYYKPEILRVISNAVKWAYPARSFKPQFGKSEPVRPFGGVLV